A section of the Falco biarmicus isolate bFalBia1 chromosome 3, bFalBia1.pri, whole genome shotgun sequence genome encodes:
- the NKAIN1 gene encoding sodium/potassium-transporting ATPase subunit beta-1-interacting protein 1, with product MGRCNGRCTLVGFCCLQLVAALERQIFDFLGYQWAPILANFLHIMAVILGIFGTIQYRSKYLMMYAVWLVLWVGWNAFIICFYLEVGRLSQDRDFIMTFNTSLHRSWWMENGPGCLVTPVMNSNLAPEDHHVITVSGCLLDYQYIEVVSSAMQIFLALFGFVYACYVSKVFLEEEDSFDFIGGFDSYGYQAPQKTSHLQLQPLYTSG from the exons GTAGCAGCGCTGGAGAGGCAGATCTTTGATTTCCTGGGCTACCAGTGGGCACCTATCCTGGCTAATTTTTTACACATCATGGCCGTTATTTTGGGTATTTTCGGGACCATCCAGTACAGATCCAAATACCTCATGATG TACGCGGTGTGGCTGGTGCTGTGGGTCGGCTGGAACGCCTTTATCATCTGCTTCTACCTGGAGGTCGGACGCTTGTCACAG GACCGAGACTTCATCATGACCTTCAATACCTCACTGCATCGCTCGTGGTGGATGGAGAATGGGCCAGGCTGCCTGGTGACACCGGTGATGAACTCCAACTTGGCACCTGAGGACCATCATGTCATCACCGTCAGTGGCTGCCTGCTTGACTACCAGTACATTGAGGTAGTCAGCAGTGCCATGCAGATATTCCTGGCG CTCTTTGGCTTTGTCTACGCCTGCTATGTCAGCAAAGTGTTCCTGGAGGAAGAAGACAGCT TCGACTTCATCGGAGGGTTTGACTCCTACGGCTACCAAGCGCCACAGAAGACGTCACACCTACAGCTACAGCCGCTCTACAC